A single Capricornis sumatraensis isolate serow.1 chromosome 20, serow.2, whole genome shotgun sequence DNA region contains:
- the SYNGR4 gene encoding synaptogyrin-4, whose amino-acid sequence MHIPESLQDLADSEAVQFLKRPKTITRIFAGVFSLIVFSSLLTDGYQNKTDNSQLHCVLNSNSAACSFAVGAGLLAFLSSLAFLALDAHEVRLSSTRFKTAFQLLDLILAVIWAGIWAVGFCFLANQWHRSPPRYFLLGSNSAKAAITFSFFSILIWIFQAYLAFQELRNDAPVPYKRSLDEGGVVLTSLSPPSAAGPVNTPTTGPHGPSYASSSLSPYLSTPMAPRLAMMPDN is encoded by the exons ATGCACATCCCGGAGAGCCTCCAGGACCTGGCCGACAGTGAAGCTGtgcagtttctcaagaggccaaaGACGATCACACGGATCTTTGCAGGG GTCTTCTCCCTGATCGTGTTCTCCTCCCTGCTGACTGACGGCTATCAGAACAAGACCGACAACTCACAGCTGCACTGCGTCCTCAACAGCAACAGCGCGGCCTGCAGCTTCGCTGTGGGGGCTGGCCTGCTGGCCTTCCTCAGCTCGCTGGCCTTCCTGGCCCTGGACGCTCACGAGGTCCGCCTCTCCAGCACCCGCTTCAAGACAGCCTTCCAGCTCCTGGACCTCATCCTGGCCG TCATCTGGGCAGGCATCTGGGCTGTGGGATTCTGCTTCCTGGCCAACCAGTGGCACCGTTCGCCGCCCAGATACTTCCTCCTGGGGAGCAACAGCGCCAAGGCCGCCAtcaccttctctttcttctccatccTCATCTGG ATTTTCCAGGCCTACCTGGCCTTCCAGGAGCTCCGAAACGATGCCCCGGTCCCCTACAAGCGCTCCCTGGACGAGGGCGGTGTCGTCCTGACCTCTCTCTCCCCGCCGTCTGCCGCCGGCCCGGTCAACACACCCACCACTGGCCCCCACGGCCCGAGCTATGCCAGCTCCTCCCTGTCCCCCTATCTGAGCACCCCGATGGCCCCCCGCCTCGCCATGATGCCCGACAACTAG
- the EMP3 gene encoding epithelial membrane protein 3 yields the protein MSLLLLVVSALHILILILLFVATLDKSWWTLPGKESLNLWNDCEWNSDNKTWDCSSVSENGWLKAVQVLMVLSLILCCLSFILFMFQLYTMRRGGLFYATGFCQLCTSVAVFTGALIYAIHAEEILAARPSGGSFGYCFALAWVAFPLALASGIIYIHLRKRE from the exons ATGTCACTCCTCCTGCTGGTGGTCTCTGCCCTCCACATCCTCATTCTCATTCTGCTTTTCGTGGCCACTTTGGACAAG TCCTGGTGGACTCTCCCCGGCAAGGAGTCCCTGAATCTCTGGAATGACTGCGAATGGAACAGTGACAACAAAACATGGGACTGCAGTAGCGTCAGTGAGAATG GCTGGCTGAAGGCAGTACAAGTCCTCATGGTGCTTtcgctcatcctctgctgtctgtCCTTCATCCTGTTCATGTTCCAGCTCTACACCATGCGGCGAGGAGGGCTATTCTATGCCACTGGCTTCTGCCAGCTTTGCACCA GCGTGGCGGTGTTTACCGGGGCGCTGATCTACGCCATTCATGCCGAAGAGATCCTGGCGGCCCGCCCGTCGGGTGGCAGCTTTGGTTACTGCTTCGCCCTGGCCTGGGTGGCGTTCCCCCTCGCCCTGGCCAGCGGCATCATCTACATCCACTTACGGAAGCGGGAGTGA
- the TMEM143 gene encoding transmembrane protein 143 isoform X2: MLHVTRGVWGSRVRVWPLLPSFLGHPRALSSLEVKMGEYRKMWNPTEPRDWAQQYRERHIPFSKEQLLRLLIQEFHSTPAEKAALEEFTAHVDFCTLFHYHHVLTQLQALYDPINPDRETLDQPSLTDPQRLSNEKEVLQALEPLLAQANFSPLTEDTLAYALVVHHPQDEVQVTINLDQYIYMHFWALGQRVGKMPRKSSVGSKRFFFKSPPAERRYFKRVILAARTKNGHLVLKSFKDTPLEGLEQLLPELKVRTSTLQRAILNVTLVVSGVVFFVNVGMVVLSDLKMATSLLLLLFAAFMGLRAAKMFGHRRSAQALELAHMLYYRSTSNNAELLSALVLRAQDEHTKEALLAHSFLARRPGGAKGPPEETSQWLQSEVENWLLAQSGCDVAFNGKRALAHLQALAPTVGMYPPPGLPKLDLLATISSPRSAPSEDNSLEKPLGAAQPSNLVGN; this comes from the exons ATGCTGCATGTGACCCGAGGGGTCTGGGGATCCAGGGTCCGAGTATGGCCTCTGTTGCCCTCGTTTCTCGGTCACCCCCGGGCCCTGTCATCGCTGGAGGTCAAGATGGGGGAGTACCGCAAGATGTGGAACCCCACGGAGCCCCGCGACTGGGCCCAGCAGTACCGCGAACGGCACATCCCGTTCTCCAAAGAGCAGCTGCTCCGCCTCCTGATACAG GAGTTCCATTCCACTCCTGCGGAGAAGGCGGCCTTGGAGGAGTTCACAGCCCACGTGGACTTTTGTACCTTGTTCCACTACCATCATGTCCTGACCCAGCTGCAG GCCTTGTATGACCCCATCAACCCTGACAGGGAGACTCTTGACCAGCCTTCACTTACAGACCCTCAGCGTCTGTCCAATGAGAAGGAAGTGCTTCAGGCCCTGGAGCCCCTGCTGGCCCAGGCCAACTTCTCCCCACTCACGGAGGACACCCTGGCCTACGCTCTGGTGGTCCATCACCCTCAGGATGAGGTCCAG GTGACAATAAATTTGGACCAGTATATCTACATGCATTTCTGGGCCTTGGGCCAgcgagttgggaagatgccccgtaAGTCCAGCGTGGGCTCCAAGCGTTTCTTCTTCAAATCGCCCCCTGCAGAGAG GAGATACTTTAAGCGGGTGATACTAGCAGCCCGAACGAAGAATGGGCACTTAGTGCTGAAGAGCTTCAAGGATACGCCATTGGAGGGCCTGGAGCAGCTGCTGCCTGAGCTGAAGGTGCGCACGTCCACCCTGCAGCGTGCCATCCTCAACGTCACACTGGTTGTCTCGGGTGTAGTGTTCTTCGTCAACGTGGGCATGGTGGTGCTCTCTGACCTCAAGATGGCCAcctccctgttgctgctgctcttCGCTGCTTTCATGGGCCTGCGGGCCGCCAAG ATGTTCGGTCATCGGCGCAGCGCGCAGGCGCTGGAGCTGGCGCACATGCTCTACTACCGCAGCACGTCCAACAACGCAGAGCTGCTCAGCGCCCTGGTCCTGCGCGCACAGGACGAGCACACCAAAGAGGCGCTGCTTGCGCACAGCTTCCTGGCCCGGCGGCCCGGTGGGGCAAAGGGCCCGCCGGAAG AGACCTCCCAGTGGCTCCAGTCAGAGGTGGAGAACTGGCTTCTAGCCCAGTCAGGCTGTGACGTGGCCTTCAACGGAAAGAGGGCCCTGGCCCACCTGCAAGCCCTGGCCCCCACCGTCGGGATGTACCCGCCCCCGGGCCTCCCCAAACTAGACCTGTTGGCTACTATCTCTTCCCCCAGGTCCGCACCTAGCGAAGACAACTCCTTAGAGAAACCTCTCGGTGCAGCCCAACCCAGTaacctggttgggaactaa
- the TMEM143 gene encoding transmembrane protein 143 isoform X1, giving the protein MLHVTRGVWGSRVRVWPLLPSFLGHPRALSSLEVKMGEYRKMWNPTEPRDWAQQYRERHIPFSKEQLLRLLIQEFHSTPAEKAALEEFTAHVDFCTLFHYHHVLTQLQALYDPINPDRETLDQPSLTDPQRLSNEKEVLQALEPLLAQANFSPLTEDTLAYALVVHHPQDEVQVTINLDQYIYMHFWALGQRVGKMPRKSSVGSKRFFFKSPPAERRYFKRVILAARTKNGHLVLKSFKDTPLEGLEQLLPELKVRTSTLQRAILNVTLVVSGVVFFVNVGMVVLSDLKMATSLLLLLFAAFMGLRAAKMFGHRRSAQALELAHMLYYRSTSNNAELLSALVLRAQDEHTKEALLAHSFLARRPGGAKGPPEAETSQWLQSEVENWLLAQSGCDVAFNGKRALAHLQALAPTVGMYPPPGLPKLDLLATISSPRSAPSEDNSLEKPLGAAQPSNLVGN; this is encoded by the exons ATGCTGCATGTGACCCGAGGGGTCTGGGGATCCAGGGTCCGAGTATGGCCTCTGTTGCCCTCGTTTCTCGGTCACCCCCGGGCCCTGTCATCGCTGGAGGTCAAGATGGGGGAGTACCGCAAGATGTGGAACCCCACGGAGCCCCGCGACTGGGCCCAGCAGTACCGCGAACGGCACATCCCGTTCTCCAAAGAGCAGCTGCTCCGCCTCCTGATACAG GAGTTCCATTCCACTCCTGCGGAGAAGGCGGCCTTGGAGGAGTTCACAGCCCACGTGGACTTTTGTACCTTGTTCCACTACCATCATGTCCTGACCCAGCTGCAG GCCTTGTATGACCCCATCAACCCTGACAGGGAGACTCTTGACCAGCCTTCACTTACAGACCCTCAGCGTCTGTCCAATGAGAAGGAAGTGCTTCAGGCCCTGGAGCCCCTGCTGGCCCAGGCCAACTTCTCCCCACTCACGGAGGACACCCTGGCCTACGCTCTGGTGGTCCATCACCCTCAGGATGAGGTCCAG GTGACAATAAATTTGGACCAGTATATCTACATGCATTTCTGGGCCTTGGGCCAgcgagttgggaagatgccccgtaAGTCCAGCGTGGGCTCCAAGCGTTTCTTCTTCAAATCGCCCCCTGCAGAGAG GAGATACTTTAAGCGGGTGATACTAGCAGCCCGAACGAAGAATGGGCACTTAGTGCTGAAGAGCTTCAAGGATACGCCATTGGAGGGCCTGGAGCAGCTGCTGCCTGAGCTGAAGGTGCGCACGTCCACCCTGCAGCGTGCCATCCTCAACGTCACACTGGTTGTCTCGGGTGTAGTGTTCTTCGTCAACGTGGGCATGGTGGTGCTCTCTGACCTCAAGATGGCCAcctccctgttgctgctgctcttCGCTGCTTTCATGGGCCTGCGGGCCGCCAAG ATGTTCGGTCATCGGCGCAGCGCGCAGGCGCTGGAGCTGGCGCACATGCTCTACTACCGCAGCACGTCCAACAACGCAGAGCTGCTCAGCGCCCTGGTCCTGCGCGCACAGGACGAGCACACCAAAGAGGCGCTGCTTGCGCACAGCTTCCTGGCCCGGCGGCCCGGTGGGGCAAAGGGCCCGCCGGAAG CAGAGACCTCCCAGTGGCTCCAGTCAGAGGTGGAGAACTGGCTTCTAGCCCAGTCAGGCTGTGACGTGGCCTTCAACGGAAAGAGGGCCCTGGCCCACCTGCAAGCCCTGGCCCCCACCGTCGGGATGTACCCGCCCCCGGGCCTCCCCAAACTAGACCTGTTGGCTACTATCTCTTCCCCCAGGTCCGCACCTAGCGAAGACAACTCCTTAGAGAAACCTCTCGGTGCAGCCCAACCCAGTaacctggttgggaactaa